In a genomic window of Methanogenium sp. S4BF:
- a CDS encoding DUF2298 domain-containing protein — translation MIGAAAQAAGLILWLLILKVLQMALWPALSNAFGRFAYPVSYPLSFLLFGGISWYLGLVHIPVQAAVVPFLLVIGYYAATGWYTRGKFSGVWKWDAAFLLCFVFMTEVRFFNPMISYAEKFMDHAFLASVMRAPVVPPADPWFAGGSLAIYYYLGHWMMGVTGILSGTPSSVAFNLILPTVLANAAVSLYAAGHLLLTRFRALPIAALFLVNPSFIVQVISGANASGVLWNSTRTITDTINEYPFFSFLWGDPHAHVISLFVQALFIFLMLYILHEWGGLSERSRWICLGAAALALGVMPGINSWDVLVYAPLLLAVGALVWYRAKEAAVPDPYPWRLFLVCPVLSVLLFAPYYLMLTTQGIAGIAIVPGPSPIPEFMLVYGFFIVVFWCATLRDIWQNTWLLIVLVPFVLTGYVAAGLAAVPLAALLMRRKFLPAEVISIFGMAVLIFTELFYLIDGMGDVYYRMNTVFKFGLAAWMMMSAGAFLWLGDWLTQHVGDRFASARAVRAGTALMVLLLVCAPVAIPDLTYGYGGKTLDGLAWVEGSHPGDAAAVAYLSALQGNITIVEAEGGDYKYYSRISSFTGIPTVIGMPFHEIMWRGNDAGVLQRAADVQMIYEDPSRSPSLLALYGVDYLVLGDTEHERYTVLLPDGILEQVFSENGTSIFRVMAPSA, via the coding sequence ATGATCGGGGCGGCTGCTCAGGCAGCAGGGCTGATACTCTGGCTGCTTATTTTGAAGGTCCTGCAGATGGCACTCTGGCCTGCCCTTTCAAATGCATTCGGGCGGTTTGCCTATCCGGTCTCCTACCCCCTTTCGTTCCTCCTCTTTGGCGGCATCAGCTGGTACCTGGGCCTTGTGCATATCCCGGTGCAGGCGGCGGTGGTGCCGTTTCTTTTGGTCATCGGGTATTATGCCGCCACCGGCTGGTACACCCGCGGGAAATTTTCCGGTGTCTGGAAGTGGGACGCGGCCTTTCTGCTCTGTTTCGTGTTCATGACCGAGGTCCGGTTCTTCAACCCGATGATCTCGTACGCAGAGAAGTTCATGGACCATGCGTTCCTTGCGTCCGTAATGCGTGCGCCGGTGGTGCCTCCGGCTGACCCGTGGTTTGCCGGGGGGTCGCTTGCGATCTACTACTACCTCGGGCACTGGATGATGGGGGTGACGGGCATTCTCTCCGGCACACCGTCATCGGTCGCCTTTAATCTCATCCTGCCGACGGTCTTAGCCAATGCAGCCGTCTCCCTCTATGCGGCCGGTCACCTGCTCCTCACCCGCTTCCGGGCACTTCCGATAGCGGCTCTCTTTCTGGTCAACCCCTCGTTTATTGTTCAGGTGATCTCCGGCGCCAATGCATCCGGTGTGCTCTGGAATTCCACCCGCACCATCACTGACACCATCAATGAATATCCGTTCTTCTCCTTTCTCTGGGGGGACCCTCATGCCCATGTCATCTCGCTCTTCGTGCAGGCGCTCTTCATCTTTCTCATGCTCTACATCCTGCATGAATGGGGTGGTTTATCCGAGCGGAGCAGGTGGATATGTCTGGGTGCGGCAGCGCTCGCACTGGGTGTGATGCCGGGCATTAATTCATGGGATGTCCTCGTGTATGCGCCGCTTCTGCTTGCCGTCGGGGCACTTGTCTGGTACCGGGCCAAAGAGGCTGCGGTACCTGACCCATATCCGTGGCGCCTCTTTCTGGTCTGTCCGGTACTCTCCGTTCTCCTCTTCGCCCCCTACTATTTGATGCTCACGACACAGGGCATCGCCGGCATCGCCATCGTGCCGGGCCCCTCTCCGATACCGGAGTTCATGCTGGTCTACGGATTTTTCATCGTAGTCTTCTGGTGCGCCACGCTTCGCGACATATGGCAAAACACCTGGCTCCTTATTGTGCTCGTGCCCTTTGTTCTCACCGGGTATGTGGCTGCAGGTCTTGCCGCAGTGCCGCTTGCCGCCCTCCTCATGCGGCGGAAGTTCCTGCCTGCTGAGGTGATTTCCATCTTCGGGATGGCTGTCCTGATATTCACCGAACTCTTCTATCTCATCGACGGGATGGGGGATGTCTACTACCGGATGAATACGGTATTCAAATTTGGTCTGGCTGCCTGGATGATGATGAGTGCCGGTGCCTTCCTCTGGCTGGGTGACTGGCTGACACAGCATGTCGGGGATCGGTTTGCATCGGCACGGGCCGTCCGCGCCGGCACCGCTCTTATGGTTCTTCTTCTGGTCTGTGCGCCGGTGGCCATTCCGGACCTGACCTATGGCTACGGCGGCAAGACGCTGGACGGTCTTGCCTGGGTGGAGGGATCTCATCCGGGTGACGCTGCCGCGGTGGCATATCTCTCAGCCCTGCAGGGGAACATCACCATTGTTGAGGCTGAGGGGGGGGACTACAAATATTATTCCCGTATATCGTCATTCACCGGCATCCCCACGGTCATCGGGATGCCGTTTCACGAGATCATGTGGCGGGGGAATGATGCCGGCGTCTTGCAGCGTGCTGCCGATGTGCAGATGATCTATGAAGATCCGTCCCGTTCTCCGTCGCTGTTAGCGCTCTACGGGGTCGACTATCTGGTGCTGGGGGATACCGAACATGAGCGATATACCGTCCTCCTTCCGGATGGGATTCTGGAGCAGGTATTTTCGGAAAACGGGACCTCAATATTCCGCGTTATGGCGCCTTCTGCCTGA
- the rpl7ae gene encoding 50S ribosomal protein L7Ae yields MSKVYATFEVPDEIQNKALEVLEVSRDTGKIKKGSNEATKAVERGNAELVLIGGDVEPEEIVMHLPALCDEKQIPYLIINKQNDVGAASGLDVGSAAAAIVKAGKAKDLLDEVVGQIKELRG; encoded by the coding sequence ATGTCAAAAGTATACGCAACATTTGAAGTTCCAGACGAGATCCAGAACAAAGCTCTCGAAGTTCTTGAGGTCTCCCGGGACACAGGCAAAATTAAGAAAGGATCGAACGAAGCAACAAAGGCTGTCGAACGCGGAAACGCTGAGCTCGTGCTTATCGGCGGCGACGTTGAGCCGGAAGAGATTGTGATGCACCTTCCGGCACTCTGCGACGAAAAGCAGATTCCGTACCTGATCATCAATAAGCAGAATGATGTTGGCGCCGCAAGCGGACTGGACGTTGGTTCAGCAGCAGCAGCAATCGTCAAAGCCGGAAAGGCAAAAGATCTCCTTGACGAAGTTGTCGGGCAGATCAAAGAACTGAGAGGGTGA
- a CDS encoding 30S ribosomal protein S28e: protein MADATPAEVLEVIGSTGMHGEAMQVKCRILEGNNKGRIITRNTVGPIREGDVLMLIETEREAKKLSRR, encoded by the coding sequence ATGGCAGACGCAACGCCGGCAGAAGTCCTCGAGGTCATCGGCAGTACCGGCATGCATGGGGAAGCCATGCAGGTGAAGTGCCGTATCCTTGAAGGAAACAACAAAGGCCGTATTATCACCCGTAACACGGTTGGTCCTATCCGTGAGGGCGACGTCCTGATGCTCATCGAAACTGAGCGTGAGGCAAAGAAACTTTCAAGAAGGTGA
- a CDS encoding 50S ribosomal protein L24e: MVEHHICTFCGEPLEPGTGKMYVRKDGSIYYFCSPKCQSNYDLKRVPRRVVWTKAGRKALGKE, translated from the coding sequence ATGGTTGAGCATCATATCTGTACGTTCTGCGGTGAGCCGCTGGAACCCGGTACCGGAAAGATGTATGTCCGTAAAGACGGATCCATCTATTACTTCTGCAGCCCAAAATGCCAGAGCAACTACGACCTCAAGCGTGTCCCCCGTCGTGTTGTCTGGACCAAGGCAGGCCGCAAGGCACTTGGTAAGGAGTGA
- the ndk gene encoding nucleoside-diphosphate kinase, with translation MDRTFLMIKPDGVQRGLVGEIIARFEKKGLKMVAGKFETLPEDRVMEHYAEHTEKPFFAGLKAYITSGPCFLMVWEGKNIVAITRQMIGATNPAEAAPGTIRGDCAMEIGMNVIHGSDSDETAAREIAIHFAPEEISSYTRIDEAFLYE, from the coding sequence ATGGATCGCACTTTTTTAATGATCAAGCCCGATGGTGTCCAGCGCGGCCTTGTCGGTGAAATCATTGCCCGGTTTGAGAAGAAAGGCCTGAAGATGGTCGCCGGAAAGTTTGAGACTCTTCCGGAAGACCGTGTGATGGAGCACTATGCTGAGCACACTGAAAAGCCATTCTTCGCAGGTCTGAAGGCCTATATCACCAGCGGACCCTGTTTCCTGATGGTATGGGAAGGCAAAAATATCGTTGCCATCACCCGGCAGATGATCGGGGCAACAAACCCTGCAGAAGCAGCACCCGGCACCATTCGTGGTGACTGTGCAATGGAAATAGGAATGAACGTTATCCATGGCTCTGACTCAGATGAGACAGCAGCACGCGAGATTGCGATTCATTTCGCTCCGGAAGAGATTTCCTCATACACCCGGATTGACGAAGCATTCCTGTACGAATAA
- a CDS encoding nitrilase-related carbon-nitrogen hydrolase, with protein MGEGCVRICCVQAKSAPDDPEQNFARALEFAREAGQRGASLVVFPEQYPTGWDPHGTEFTDDGSGAICRGWAAVAAEAGTHVLGSYRKETDTLPQNVAAVFAPDGTRIAEYAKIHLFSPGGEDESFLPGDELATFTLGGVMFGIAICYDLRFADLFSAYARAGCDAVVVPAAWPCARLKHWDLFLHARALENQMYVAGVNPAGGLTGEGTCGGTGVVDPQGEAAVRADDAGTALLCADISPAAVRAARAAFPVRADRRDDLYSCL; from the coding sequence ATGGGGGAGGGATGCGTTCGCATCTGCTGTGTGCAGGCGAAGAGCGCTCCTGACGATCCTGAACAGAATTTTGCGCGTGCGCTGGAATTTGCGCGGGAGGCGGGACAGCGGGGTGCCTCTCTTGTCGTATTTCCCGAGCAGTATCCAACGGGGTGGGATCCCCATGGAACGGAGTTCACGGATGACGGGTCCGGTGCCATCTGCCGGGGGTGGGCGGCAGTGGCGGCGGAGGCAGGCACTCATGTGCTGGGTTCATACCGGAAAGAGACGGATACCCTGCCGCAGAATGTTGCCGCAGTCTTTGCCCCGGACGGCACTCGTATTGCAGAGTATGCCAAGATTCACCTCTTTTCGCCGGGCGGGGAGGATGAGTCGTTTCTGCCGGGGGACGAGCTTGCCACATTCACGCTCGGCGGGGTCATGTTTGGCATTGCTATCTGCTATGACCTGCGGTTTGCCGATCTCTTCTCTGCCTATGCACGGGCGGGATGTGATGCAGTGGTCGTGCCTGCGGCGTGGCCCTGCGCCCGCCTGAAGCACTGGGACCTCTTTTTGCATGCCCGTGCCCTTGAAAACCAGATGTATGTGGCGGGCGTGAACCCGGCAGGCGGGCTCACCGGAGAAGGCACCTGCGGGGGGACTGGCGTTGTCGACCCGCAGGGGGAGGCCGCTGTCCGGGCAGATGATGCGGGGACTGCGCTTCTCTGTGCGGATATCAGCCCGGCCGCTGTCCGGGCGGCGCGTGCTGCATTTCCGGTGCGTGCAGACCGCCGGGATGATCTCTATTCCTGTCTCTGA
- the thrC gene encoding threonine synthase, which translates to MYRLVCIGCGTEYSADEIIYRCSACGHLLAVKYDLDELNISRAEWDRRPLKLWRYRELLPVTGEPVSLQEGGTPLYHMKRIGEELGLKNLYAKHEGMNPSGSFKDRGMTVGVSMALQLGMKTVACASTGNTSASLAVYAAKAGIPSVVLLPAGKVALGKVAQALMHGAKVIAIRGNFDRALEMVHDLCISEGLYLLNSVNPYRLEGQKTIGFEVIDQLGEVPDRIVLPVGNAGNISAVHKGLGELIELGFIDRMPMMTGIQAAGSQPVVEAIAGNLPEVIPFKEPETVATAIRIGAPVNAEKALRAIRETGGTAESVTDEEILAMQRDLARKEGIGVEPASAASVAGIKKLVEAGRIDPDERIVCVVTGHLLKDPETVIRQCEPPIEIDADIQSLLSVLR; encoded by the coding sequence ATGTATCGTCTTGTCTGCATAGGCTGTGGTACTGAATATTCAGCGGATGAAATCATCTACCGCTGCAGTGCATGCGGTCATCTGCTTGCGGTGAAATACGACCTTGATGAACTGAATATCTCGCGTGCCGAGTGGGACCGCCGTCCCCTGAAACTCTGGCGCTACCGGGAACTCTTACCCGTGACGGGAGAGCCTGTCTCCCTGCAGGAAGGAGGCACGCCGCTCTACCACATGAAGAGAATCGGTGAGGAGCTCGGCCTGAAAAACCTGTATGCAAAGCATGAAGGAATGAACCCGTCCGGTTCGTTCAAGGACCGCGGGATGACCGTCGGTGTCTCGATGGCGCTCCAGCTCGGGATGAAGACTGTTGCCTGTGCGTCAACCGGCAACACCTCGGCGTCTCTGGCGGTGTATGCGGCAAAGGCAGGCATTCCTTCCGTTGTGCTTCTCCCTGCCGGGAAAGTGGCGCTTGGAAAGGTGGCGCAGGCACTGATGCATGGTGCAAAGGTCATTGCCATCCGCGGCAACTTCGACCGCGCACTCGAGATGGTGCACGATCTCTGCATCTCTGAAGGGCTTTATCTCTTAAACTCAGTCAATCCCTACCGGCTGGAAGGGCAGAAGACGATAGGGTTTGAAGTCATTGACCAGCTGGGGGAAGTCCCGGACCGCATCGTTCTCCCGGTCGGCAATGCCGGGAATATCTCTGCTGTCCACAAAGGCCTCGGTGAACTCATCGAACTCGGGTTCATCGACCGGATGCCGATGATGACCGGCATTCAGGCAGCCGGGTCACAGCCGGTTGTCGAGGCGATCGCCGGAAATCTGCCGGAAGTCATACCATTCAAAGAGCCGGAGACGGTGGCGACCGCCATTCGTATCGGTGCACCGGTCAATGCGGAGAAGGCGCTGCGTGCCATCCGCGAGACCGGCGGGACGGCTGAGTCTGTCACCGATGAGGAGATCCTTGCAATGCAGCGCGACCTCGCACGCAAGGAAGGTATCGGTGTGGAACCTGCGTCTGCAGCGTCGGTTGCCGGTATCAAAAAGCTGGTGGAAGCAGGCCGCATCGACCCTGACGAACGGATTGTGTGTGTGGTGACCGGGCACCTCCTGAAAGACCCGGAGACGGTGATCCGCCAATGCGAACCGCCCATAGAGATAGACGCAGATATTCAGTCGCTCTTGTCTGTCTTGCGCTGA
- a CDS encoding DUF5803 family protein translates to MRTAHRDRRRYSVALVCLALILCAGTASALSAVYTVAENGTAYTAEIEVLQAEKYAFTEPGLLGEPVPITVSDISLFNATGPVNYTEDFSGTIRFPEGNYTIHFVAPLKSNELTVLLADASTITVSLPEKYRVENPLLGSVSSGGVVNATGNGTTILWENARSAQVRYYDAFQEQALLIFGTFWIGLVVIFLVPYLIVRRKKE, encoded by the coding sequence ATGCGAACCGCCCATAGAGATAGACGCAGATATTCAGTCGCTCTTGTCTGTCTTGCGCTGATTCTCTGTGCAGGCACGGCGTCTGCTCTCTCGGCCGTCTATACGGTCGCAGAGAATGGCACTGCCTATACCGCAGAGATTGAGGTGCTCCAGGCAGAGAAGTATGCCTTCACCGAGCCGGGGCTGTTGGGCGAACCGGTGCCGATTACGGTATCGGATATCTCGCTTTTCAATGCAACCGGTCCGGTGAACTATACAGAGGATTTCTCCGGCACCATACGGTTTCCCGAAGGCAATTATACGATTCACTTTGTCGCACCCCTGAAATCAAATGAACTCACAGTGCTTCTTGCCGATGCCTCCACGATTACGGTATCGCTGCCAGAGAAATACCGGGTGGAAAACCCGCTTCTGGGCTCCGTGAGTTCAGGCGGTGTTGTCAATGCGACCGGCAACGGCACGACGATTCTCTGGGAGAATGCCCGGAGTGCACAGGTGCGCTATTATGACGCCTTCCAGGAACAGGCGCTTCTCATCTTCGGGACATTCTGGATCGGCCTTGTGGTCATATTCCTGGTCCCGTACCTGATTGTCCGCCGCAAAAAAGAGTGA
- a CDS encoding DUF3821 domain-containing protein, with product MRIQLILFACFIGLVGVCAMPAGASVADVTQGSTVFVGEEGLVLQPGVLAANDTQVAWYPSGTDVSVTSVPEITVTVTPSPFDVTPVQFGSRTGAWYSYPNGVAQATPHVAFLVDQPEARVKLWVYTSGGGEDGTGYKTIRGVKLGFRMETNLYPIFNRPGVSAVDPGIDIYVEAPGGFTYSALYDDAAVPRAVSITEQHPQTAYAYVPVQPGATCVWDTGNSAYDAGEYTYYAYADVNGLKNVVGRIEGDTFTLLATATDSVGTAPTPEIPTLITGTGTVTLDTTTGGIVQTDTILYDGEKMAYVSIAEGTRALNDKAQALMSLSMIMVGDPQNVGPLPEGQNPLSTYRISPEGSSLFPSADLGILIGDNSLSHNLWWWSESAGRWYAVSAETDSNDGYLKAAITKTGYYMMTYPSGMPSTATPTAEPTILPEPTATAEPTASPTPTQTPSGFLGILAGLGACALLKKR from the coding sequence TTGCGAATACAACTGATTCTTTTTGCGTGTTTTATCGGCCTTGTCGGTGTCTGTGCGATGCCGGCTGGTGCATCGGTGGCTGATGTCACCCAGGGGTCGACTGTTTTTGTCGGTGAAGAGGGCCTTGTCCTGCAGCCGGGCGTTTTGGCAGCCAATGATACCCAGGTGGCATGGTATCCGTCCGGGACGGATGTTTCCGTTACGAGTGTGCCGGAGATTACCGTGACTGTGACTCCTTCACCGTTTGATGTGACACCCGTGCAGTTTGGCAGCCGCACCGGTGCGTGGTACTCATATCCGAACGGGGTGGCACAGGCAACGCCTCATGTGGCGTTTCTGGTGGACCAGCCGGAAGCAAGGGTAAAGCTCTGGGTCTACACCTCCGGCGGGGGCGAGGACGGCACCGGGTATAAGACCATCCGGGGCGTGAAACTCGGGTTCAGGATGGAGACGAACCTGTATCCAATCTTCAACCGTCCGGGTGTCAGTGCCGTTGATCCCGGCATTGATATCTATGTGGAGGCTCCGGGGGGGTTCACGTATTCGGCGCTCTATGACGATGCAGCCGTCCCCCGTGCAGTATCTATCACCGAACAGCATCCGCAGACTGCCTATGCCTATGTGCCGGTGCAGCCCGGTGCTACCTGCGTCTGGGACACCGGCAATTCTGCGTATGATGCCGGAGAGTATACCTACTATGCCTATGCCGATGTGAACGGGCTGAAAAATGTGGTGGGAAGGATAGAGGGCGATACCTTTACCCTGCTTGCGACGGCAACGGATTCTGTCGGGACAGCGCCCACTCCGGAAATTCCGACTCTGATCACCGGCACCGGGACAGTCACGCTTGATACCACCACCGGTGGCATTGTGCAGACAGATACCATCCTGTATGATGGGGAGAAGATGGCATATGTCTCGATAGCGGAAGGGACACGGGCCTTAAACGACAAGGCGCAGGCGCTCATGTCCCTTTCCATGATCATGGTGGGCGACCCGCAGAATGTCGGCCCGCTCCCTGAGGGGCAGAATCCGCTATCCACCTACCGCATCAGCCCGGAGGGGTCATCGCTCTTTCCGTCTGCTGACCTGGGCATTCTCATCGGTGATAACTCCCTCTCCCACAATCTATGGTGGTGGAGTGAATCCGCAGGCAGATGGTATGCGGTTTCCGCAGAGACAGACAGTAATGACGGCTACCTGAAGGCAGCGATCACAAAGACCGGGTATTATATGATGACCTATCCGTCAGGAATGCCCTCAACAGCCACTCCAACCGCTGAACCGACCATCCTGCCGGAGCCGACGGCAACAGCAGAACCGACGGCATCGCCCACGCCCACACAGACACCTTCCGGGTTCCTGGGGATTCTGGCAGGACTGGGAGCATGCGCTCTTCTGAAGAAGAGATAA
- a CDS encoding thiamine pyrophosphate-dependent enzyme encodes MVDKSLELFDCGHRACGGCGPAMLARLILKGAGEDTIIVASTGCMEVFSTPYPETAWKVPWIHSLFENAAAVASGVEASLKHNNRTEKVVCICGDGATFDIGMLCISGAFERGHDITYICYDNEAYMNTGIQRSGATPYDASTTTSPAGRMSMGNSRPKKDLPQILNAHGASYVATASVAYPMDVMKKVEKAVNTPGACYIQVHAPCSTGWGFDGAKTIEIGKQAIECGLWVNYEMENGELKKAKKVRRVPVDDYLKAQKRFRHLFKPQPVPEEIAKIQAIADANAEKYNIDIELNE; translated from the coding sequence ATGGTCGACAAGTCACTGGAACTCTTTGACTGCGGCCACCGAGCCTGTGGAGGATGCGGCCCTGCGATGCTTGCACGGCTCATCCTGAAAGGCGCCGGGGAAGACACCATCATTGTCGCATCCACCGGGTGCATGGAGGTGTTCTCCACGCCGTATCCCGAGACCGCATGGAAGGTTCCGTGGATCCACTCGCTCTTCGAGAACGCAGCAGCAGTCGCATCCGGCGTCGAGGCTTCCCTGAAGCACAACAACCGGACAGAGAAGGTCGTCTGCATCTGTGGTGACGGCGCCACCTTTGACATCGGTATGCTCTGCATCTCCGGTGCCTTCGAGCGTGGGCACGACATCACCTACATCTGCTACGACAACGAGGCCTACATGAACACTGGTATCCAGCGATCCGGTGCCACCCCGTATGACGCAAGCACCACGACATCGCCTGCAGGCAGGATGTCAATGGGTAACTCCCGGCCCAAGAAAGATCTCCCCCAGATTCTCAACGCCCACGGCGCATCCTATGTCGCAACAGCATCGGTTGCATACCCGATGGACGTCATGAAGAAAGTCGAAAAAGCAGTCAACACGCCCGGTGCATGCTACATCCAGGTCCATGCACCGTGCAGCACAGGATGGGGTTTTGATGGTGCTAAGACCATTGAAATCGGCAAACAGGCCATCGAGTGTGGCCTCTGGGTCAACTACGAGATGGAAAACGGCGAGCTGAAAAAGGCAAAGAAAGTGCGCCGTGTCCCGGTTGACGACTATCTGAAGGCACAGAAGCGGTTCCGCCACCTCTTTAAGCCACAGCCGGTTCCCGAAGAGATTGCAAAGATTCAGGCAATCGCTGATGCAAACGCCGAAAAATACAACATCGATATCGAACTGAATGAATAA
- a CDS encoding transketolase C-terminal domain-containing protein has product MLQIMEGSHAVAEAAKLCRPEVVSAYPITPQTHIVERLADFVADGDLDAEYICVESELSALSVCLGSSAAGSRVYSATSSQGLMLMAEVVFNVAGMRQPIIMSIANRALGAPLSIWNDQQDSISLRDAGWFHLYGEDVQEMTDQHFIAYKAAEQHDVLLPGFVCFDGFILSHTYEPVDIPTQEEIDAFLPPYVPYNKLDAKAPLSMGMYATPDYYMEFRYETDAALQRAGDAISKAGKEFGEMFGRDYSTHTESYRMDDADVAFVALGSICGTVKDAIDEMRADGIKAGLVKIRTYRPFPAKELAQALAGVSKVAVLEKNISLGSAMKGAVGPEVKDALTGTGIDVYSYVTGLGGRDIRKKDIRAIAALAEKGEGNMFYGLRTEVL; this is encoded by the coding sequence ATGTTACAGATAATGGAAGGGTCTCACGCCGTTGCAGAGGCAGCCAAGCTCTGCCGGCCGGAGGTCGTCTCAGCTTACCCAATCACCCCCCAGACCCATATCGTTGAACGTCTGGCAGATTTTGTCGCAGACGGGGACCTTGACGCAGAATATATCTGTGTGGAATCAGAACTCTCCGCACTCTCCGTCTGCCTCGGATCATCCGCCGCAGGCTCCCGAGTCTACTCGGCCACCTCATCGCAGGGCCTCATGCTCATGGCAGAAGTGGTCTTCAATGTGGCAGGCATGCGCCAGCCGATCATCATGTCGATTGCAAACCGTGCACTCGGCGCACCGCTCTCCATCTGGAACGACCAGCAGGACTCCATCTCCCTCAGAGATGCCGGATGGTTCCACCTCTACGGAGAAGATGTGCAGGAGATGACGGACCAGCACTTCATTGCATACAAGGCAGCAGAACAGCATGATGTCCTGCTCCCCGGATTTGTCTGCTTTGACGGGTTCATCCTCTCGCACACCTACGAACCGGTGGACATCCCGACACAGGAGGAAATAGACGCATTCCTCCCGCCCTATGTGCCCTACAACAAACTCGATGCAAAAGCACCGCTCTCTATGGGCATGTACGCCACCCCTGACTACTACATGGAGTTCAGGTATGAGACGGATGCAGCCCTGCAGCGTGCCGGTGACGCCATCAGCAAAGCCGGTAAAGAATTCGGCGAGATGTTCGGCCGCGACTACTCCACCCACACCGAGAGTTACCGCATGGACGACGCTGATGTCGCATTCGTTGCGCTCGGCTCCATCTGCGGCACGGTAAAAGACGCCATCGACGAGATGCGTGCAGACGGCATCAAGGCAGGCCTTGTCAAGATTCGGACCTACCGCCCGTTCCCGGCAAAAGAGCTTGCACAGGCGCTCGCAGGAGTCTCGAAAGTTGCAGTCCTTGAGAAGAACATTTCCCTCGGCTCTGCCATGAAAGGAGCTGTGGGCCCTGAAGTGAAGGACGCACTGACCGGCACCGGCATTGACGTATACAGCTATGTCACCGGTCTCGGAGGCAGGGATATCCGCAAAAAGGACATCCGTGCCATTGCTGCCCTTGCAGAGAAAGGGGAAGGAAATATGTTCTATGGTCTGAGAACGGAGGTGCTCTAA
- a CDS encoding 4Fe-4S binding protein, which produces MALRIGCAAAPGRAQDNKTGSWRVYMPVVDMEKCILCGTCILLCPETAVSDNDGQILFDLDFCKGCGVCAKECPADAISMIQEEK; this is translated from the coding sequence ATGGCACTTCGTATCGGATGCGCTGCTGCACCCGGCAGGGCACAGGATAACAAAACCGGATCATGGCGGGTTTACATGCCGGTCGTGGATATGGAGAAATGCATCCTCTGCGGCACCTGCATACTGCTCTGCCCGGAAACGGCAGTCAGTGATAATGATGGCCAGATCCTCTTTGACCTTGACTTCTGCAAGGGCTGCGGCGTATGCGCCAAGGAATGCCCTGCAGATGCGATTAGCATGATTCAGGAGGAAAAATAA
- a CDS encoding pyruvate ferredoxin oxidoreductase subunit gamma, giving the protein MRELRIHGRGGQGSVTAAELIATAAFKSGVYSQAFPAFGVERRGAPVQAFVRFSDEKIRLRSQIYEPDYIVVQDSSLIADVDVFSGLKKGGIALVNTEKDTVAGVPDGVRLIAIDATSLALEILGLPITNTTLMGAFAAATGEIGLEALEEALSERFSGSLAEKNIAAARRAYELVKEGQ; this is encoded by the coding sequence TTGAGAGAACTACGCATTCATGGAAGAGGAGGGCAGGGGTCTGTGACCGCAGCAGAGCTCATAGCAACCGCTGCCTTCAAAAGTGGCGTCTATTCACAGGCGTTCCCCGCATTTGGTGTCGAACGGCGAGGGGCACCGGTGCAGGCATTCGTCCGTTTCAGTGACGAGAAGATCCGCCTTCGCAGCCAGATATATGAACCCGACTACATTGTCGTGCAGGATAGTTCGCTCATTGCCGATGTCGACGTCTTCAGTGGACTGAAAAAAGGCGGCATTGCGCTTGTCAATACCGAGAAAGATACCGTCGCGGGTGTCCCCGACGGGGTCAGACTCATTGCTATCGACGCAACATCCCTTGCCCTTGAGATCCTCGGGCTGCCGATCACAAACACCACCCTCATGGGTGCATTTGCCGCGGCTACCGGTGAAATCGGGCTGGAAGCACTGGAGGAGGCACTTTCCGAACGCTTCTCCGGCTCCCTTGCTGAGAAGAATATCGCAGCAGCACGCCGCGCCTATGAACTCGTAAAGGAGGGACAGTAA